The Alysiella filiformis sequence CCCGTGTTTAATAAAAATGCTTTTAAATCTTCGTGTTGTGAAAATTTCGCCCAATTTGCCTGAAAGACAATGTCTTCACGATGTTGATACCAAATTTGTTCATCAAAATGGGCAATTTGTCGTCCCAAATCTTTGGCTTGTTTTGGGTGTTTGCTGGCAAGAATTTGCGCCAAAATCACATTATCATCAAATAATTCCGCTTTTTTCGCCATCATAAAATGTTCGGCGGTGGGGTAAATAATATTGTCCACCACAAAATCTCGCGGAAACCATTGACTGAAAACCGCTTTGTCAATTTGATTGTCCGATTTAGGCGTGTGTCCCCAAAAAGGCAAATATTTGAATTTTTTGCCTTGTTGATGGGCTTGTTGTAAATCTGATAAATTTTGAATCATCATGAAAAAATCCTTTCAGGCTGCCTGAAAATTACTTTTCGC is a genomic window containing:
- a CDS encoding NADAR family protein: MMIQNLSDLQQAHQQGKKFKYLPFWGHTPKSDNQIDKAVFSQWFPRDFVVDNIIYPTAEHFMMAKKAELFDDNVILAQILASKHPKQAKDLGRQIAHFDEQIWYQHREDIVFQANWAKFSQHEDLKAFLLNTGERILVEASPVDKIWGIGLAQDSAFLENPLKWQGLNLLGFALMKVRQQLLLSH